The region AATAGAATAATCTCCTAACATAAGATTAGTTATAAAACGGCCATCAAATAAATGCAATTATACCTTCCTACCGACAACCCGCTAATCTATAACTATTACGATACGACCGTTGAATTGGTAGAAGTGATGGAGCTCTGCCAAGGCTGTCCAGAGGTTGGCTATCTTTTGATTAATTCAATGGCGTTTAATCAGGATTTACGTTTTGGTACAAATGTTCTGTTTACAGGCTATTGGCTAATTCTACCTCAGTTTGTATCAAGCTGGAAAACGTCCGGCTTTAAACTATGTGCAATTGATCTACGAACCAATACCTTATATGAGATCAGCCAGATAGAACCCTTGGCAATACCTTATAAGGTTGAAGAAAAAGAGGTGAAGTATTTTATTGATTTAGCCAATCAAACGAGCAAAACTGTTGTACTTCCATAATAGAAAAGTACAATACTCTAACTTGTTCACTTTCAAATCATTATTATACTATTTCCAGACCTGTTTTATAACTAACGTGGCTGTTGCAAAAGTCCTGACCGAGTCGTTTAGGCATCAATCATGAACCGATTAGAGTCCGTTAAGGGAGTGAAAAAGACTGATTCAACACAGCTGTTCACCCTCGTTTCGACTTTTGCAACAGCCACGGCACTTATACAACAGATGCAGTACATAAAATTTCTAACTCTAAGTTGAGGTCCTCCCGAAAAGCGTGCCGCTCAAAGATTGAGGACCGGACGTTCATTTGTTCTTCTTTCAATACCCATTCCGGCCTCATCTGGTGTTCGTCCGCCGAGCGAACTATGGGGTCGAAAGGAATTATATTCTTGACGCCAAGCCTCGATTTTTTCACGAGCATCTTCCAACGACAAGAACCAGTGAGCGTTCAAGCACTCGTCCCGAAAACTGCCATTGAACGACTCAATAAACGGGTTATCAGTTGGCTTGCCAGGTCTGGAAAAGTCTAATGTTACCCCGTTGTCATAAGCCCACAAATCGAGAGCTTTCGATATAAATTCACTGCCATTATCTACTTGAATCCGCTCGGGCATAGCCAAATGTATCTCTTTTAGTTGATTCATCACTGCTACTACATCATCCCCTTTCAACGATTGGCCGACATGAATGGCCACGCATTGGCGACTATAATTATCAACTATAGTTAACGCCCGGATTTTTCGGCCATCAAAAAGCTGGTCAGCCACAAAATCCATGCTCCAGCACTGATGAA is a window of Spirosoma linguale DSM 74 DNA encoding:
- a CDS encoding Integrase catalytic region (PFAM: Integrase catalytic region~KEGG: yps:pYV0019 putative transposase) is translated as MENYRVSARRACAVIQFRRSSLQFKSRRRDDSVIRKRIKEIAQVRVRYGYQRIYVLLRREGWRDNHKRVYRVYCEEGLHLRSKRPRRNRAAAHRLERPQLSSIHQCWSMDFVADQLFDGRKIRALTIVDNYSRQCVAIHVGQSLKGDDVVAVMNQLKEIHLAMPERIQVDNGSEFISKALDLWAYDNGVTLDFSRPGKPTDNPFIESFNGSFRDECLNAHWFLSLEDAREKIEAWRQEYNSFRPHSSLGGRTPDEAGMGIERRTNERPVLNL